Proteins from a single region of Aureibacter tunicatorum:
- a CDS encoding DUF262 domain-containing HNH endonuclease family protein: MDYKLDTGKKYIREIFSSDKFYNIPEYQRPYVWGEEQVITLLDDLQHAMDNSADKEYFLGCMIWNTKKKTTDDTSYECQDILDGQQRFITLYLLHGVMRDLGEEKQLKDTVTKRLCQEGNKFDGIPSRNRIEFEIRDDEQFLANYLLKENGTLELDKLKQIATNHQQSSSVRNMAMAIVTMHKWWEEKRTEEGDNFQKSIASFFTYLSSKVLALFLATPDNLDDAYNLFTVLNSRGLQLQVSDILRAQNLREIQDDKTRKEYAEKWSELENTINAPFNHFDDFLWNLVFIKMKYRSDDNQSLTKAFNHLYNRKKDKLVKGIDTIDFVSKYIEHYKAITNGEFIDKDTSCLFSNLNYILTSVFGSQYMSPMMLYRERFGEYRIVEYFLKLDNLLSITWLMGKRQSQTRIFTILRKIDECFEKIENENISLKEACDQFFDSTIIDYDYQDENSTTQQINLEDFFDVLDKEKWGGFAGNRINKTRYLLLKLDLIRGNISTRMQFNKSQSSVEHIMPRKKTNEYWKNISDEDHALWLHRLGNIILLDRRKNASLSNSDYHKKVSKYKEGIEARANTNNVFMNYQEWNIKNIKDNHQDVLRLLKEYYQGNDIATLLRIKKGEYSLFV; encoded by the coding sequence ATGGATTACAAACTAGACACTGGGAAGAAATACATAAGAGAAATATTTTCTTCCGACAAATTTTATAACATACCAGAGTACCAAAGACCTTATGTTTGGGGAGAAGAGCAAGTCATTACGCTACTTGATGACCTACAGCATGCGATGGATAATAGTGCAGATAAAGAGTATTTTTTAGGTTGCATGATATGGAATACCAAAAAGAAAACAACCGATGACACAAGTTATGAGTGCCAAGACATATTGGATGGCCAACAGCGTTTCATCACACTATATTTATTACATGGCGTTATGCGTGACCTTGGTGAGGAAAAACAACTAAAAGATACTGTCACTAAACGACTATGCCAAGAAGGTAATAAATTTGATGGAATTCCTTCTCGTAACCGTATAGAGTTTGAGATAAGAGATGATGAACAATTTCTTGCTAACTACTTATTGAAAGAAAATGGTACATTAGAGCTTGATAAACTCAAACAAATAGCTACAAATCATCAGCAATCCTCTTCCGTTAGAAACATGGCTATGGCGATAGTCACGATGCACAAATGGTGGGAGGAAAAGAGAACAGAAGAAGGTGATAACTTTCAGAAGAGCATTGCAAGCTTCTTTACTTATCTCTCGTCTAAAGTGTTAGCACTCTTTCTTGCTACTCCTGATAATCTAGATGATGCCTACAATCTATTTACAGTACTGAACAGCAGAGGGCTACAGCTGCAAGTAAGTGATATCTTAAGAGCTCAAAACCTGAGAGAAATTCAAGACGATAAGACCCGAAAAGAATATGCTGAAAAATGGTCTGAGCTAGAGAACACTATCAATGCTCCTTTCAACCATTTTGATGACTTCTTATGGAATCTGGTTTTCATAAAAATGAAATACCGTAGTGATGATAATCAAAGTCTAACTAAAGCCTTTAACCATTTATATAATCGTAAAAAAGATAAATTAGTAAAAGGTATCGATACGATTGATTTTGTATCAAAATATATTGAACATTACAAAGCCATTACTAATGGTGAATTTATAGATAAGGATACGAGTTGTTTATTTTCAAATCTAAATTATATATTAACCTCTGTTTTCGGTAGTCAATATATGTCTCCTATGATGTTATATAGAGAACGATTTGGAGAATATCGAATAGTTGAGTATTTCTTGAAGCTTGACAATCTACTTTCTATTACTTGGCTTATGGGAAAACGTCAATCCCAAACCAGAATCTTTACTATTTTAAGAAAAATCGATGAATGCTTCGAAAAAATTGAGAATGAAAATATAAGTTTGAAAGAAGCTTGTGATCAATTCTTTGATTCGACCATTATTGATTATGATTATCAGGATGAAAACTCCACTACCCAACAAATTAACCTGGAAGATTTTTTTGATGTACTTGATAAAGAAAAATGGGGAGGATTTGCGGGTAATAGGATTAATAAAACTCGCTATTTGCTATTAAAACTTGATCTTATTCGAGGAAATATTTCTACTCGTATGCAGTTTAATAAATCCCAATCTTCTGTAGAGCACATTATGCCTAGAAAAAAAACGAATGAATATTGGAAGAATATCTCAGATGAAGATCATGCTTTATGGTTGCATAGATTGGGTAATATAATTCTACTAGATAGACGAAAGAATGCATCTTTGAGTAATTCTGATTATCATAAAAAAGTTAGTAAATACAAAGAGGGTATTGAAGCAAGAGCGAATACCAATAATGTATTCATGAACTATCAAGAATGGAATATTAAGAATATCAAAGACAATCACCAAGATGTTTTACGCTTATTGAAAGAGTACTACCAAGGGAATGATATTGCGACATTGCTAAGGATTAAGAAGGGTGAATATAGTTTATTTGTATAA